A single Biomphalaria glabrata chromosome 2, xgBioGlab47.1, whole genome shotgun sequence DNA region contains:
- the LOC106054432 gene encoding uncharacterized protein LOC106054432: MGACYSKHIESHEHRPTKLPSSKRKRKNVADYTSPETALLNTEDGNLEVVHIQKEILPSDKSNSNYVPSRSSTPELTPNITVNIKKGDGGVAPSDSGIESIGIAPEEIQEPVASNTDHDELTKKLERLSRGSCARCGNFKLDDSAFTALLADTYCSCGPRLAGRSNINPHCKTHGQKKQISADGNECRTSNLKKTADVQNAKSVRISVQSAGTLSSAVNETDLLLDSNDFFQAPLAHFDSLDIIDHMSQSKQKRRSLLSEILNITDSICRCDFYSNEYYCSEDKHYDVDMPEESHSPLNDSSLVSGGKTSSQSHMNCYNPNDQFSKCQVESLQEVISNSKKSASLPKNVSFAAQNSIEKEISSKPRMSEECCISQEACALEASSGILTHNSTSDPLLSKLSAKGNHKRTLSLNSQGALLSDSSSEVLNNFTEEDLVSLDLDSVASLSHNSLKYLIDSSEDLASSTQSVDKMRFEGVDYLLIPQNIYHQIQSDLGNLKQQLLNLSTLIQEDSEDQ; encoded by the exons ATGGGAGCTTGCTATTCTAAACATATTGAATCTCATGAACACAGACCAACTAAATTACCTAGTTCCaagcgaaaaagaaaaaatgttgcTGATTATACATCTCCAGAGACTGCCCTTTTAAACACAGAAGATGGCAATTTAGAAGTTGTTCAcatacaaaaagaaattttgCCATCTGACAAATCAAATTCAAATTATGTTCCTTCAAGGTCATCCACCCCTGAATTGACTCCCAATATtactgttaatattaaaaaaggTGATGGGGGTGTTGCACCATCTGACAGTGGGATTGAGAGTATCGGCATTGCTCCTGAAGAGATCCAAGAACCTGTGGCTTCAAACACTGATCATGATGAACTTACAAAGAAATTGGAGCGACTGAGTCGTGGCTCGTGTGCCAGATGTGGAAATTTTAAACTAGATGATTCAGCTTTTACTGCGTTGTTAGCTGACACCTATTGTTCCTGTGGACCACGACTGGCTGGTAGATCAAACATAAACCCACATTGTAAAACACATGGTCAGAAAAAACAGATATCTGCTGATGGCAATGAATGCAGGACGTCAAACCTGAAAAAAACTGCTGATGTTCAAAATGCTAAAAGTGTTAGAATCTCAGTACAGTCAGCAGGCACTTTGTCATCTGCTGTAAATGAGACTGATCTTCTTTTAGACTCCAATGATTTCTTTCAGGCTCCTCTGGCTCATTTTGATTCTTTGGACATCATTGACCACATGTCACAAAGCAAACAGAAACGAAGAAGTTTGCTGAgtgaaattttaaatataacagaCTCCATTTGCCGATGTGACTTTTACTCAAATGAATATTATTGCTCTGAAGATAAACATTATGACGTTGATATGCCAGAAGAATCTCATTCTCCTTTGAACGACTCCTCACTGGTCTCAGGTGGTAAAACTTCATCACAGTCACACATGAACTGCTACAATCCAAATGACCAATTCAGTAAATGCCAAGTGGAGTCACTTCAAGAAGTCATCTCAAACAGCAAAAAAAGTGCCAGCTTgccaaaaaatgtttcatttgcaGCCCAGAATTCCATAGAAAAGGAAATATCTTCTAAACCTAGAATGTCAGAAGAATGTTGTATATCACAGGAAGCTTGTGCATTAGAAGCATCATCTGGGATTTTAACTCACAACAGTACTTCTGATCCACTATTAAGTAAACTCTCAGCTAAAG GTAACCACAAACGAACATTGTCATTAAACAGTCAAGGTGCACTCTTGAGTGATTCTAGCAGTGAAGTTCTCAATAACTTTACAGAGGAAGATTTGGTGAGTCTAGATCTGGATAGTGTGGCTTCACTTTCACATAACAGCCTCAA GTATCTTATTGACAGCTCTGAAGACCTGGCTTCATCAACCCAAAGTGTGGACAAAATGAGGTTTGAGGGTGTTGACTATCTATTGATTCCTCAGAACATTTATCACCAGATTCAATCTGATCTTGGAAATCTTAAACAGCAGCTGCTCAACCTTTCCACTTTAATCCAAGAG gaCAGTGAAGACCAATGA